Proteins encoded by one window of Pseudomonas sp. PSKL.D1:
- the flgF gene encoding flagellar basal-body rod protein FlgF — protein sequence MDKLLYVAMTGASQNALAQKAHANNLANISTNGFQRDLEQARSMPVFGDSFPSRAFAMSERPGTDFSEGPMVETGRELDVTVTGKGFIAVQAPDGSEAYVRTGSLNIDALGVLRAGNGMPVIGNGGPIAIPPEQKVEVGSDGTISIRSMGEDPRVMAEVDRIKLVNPDTQGLTKGLDGLIHTTNGQPAAADVNVRVVSGFLEGSNVNAVEEMTSVLALSRQFELHVKMMNAAKEGDEAMARVLQLG from the coding sequence GTGGACAAACTGCTTTATGTGGCCATGACCGGCGCCAGCCAGAACGCGCTGGCGCAAAAGGCCCACGCCAACAACCTGGCGAACATTTCCACCAACGGCTTTCAGCGCGACCTGGAGCAGGCGCGTTCGATGCCGGTGTTCGGTGACAGCTTTCCGTCGCGGGCCTTTGCCATGAGCGAGCGCCCGGGCACCGATTTCAGCGAAGGGCCGATGGTCGAAACCGGCCGCGAGCTGGACGTGACGGTCACCGGCAAAGGCTTCATCGCCGTGCAGGCGCCGGACGGCAGCGAAGCCTACGTGCGCACCGGCAGCCTGAACATCGACGCCCTGGGCGTGCTGCGCGCCGGCAACGGCATGCCGGTGATCGGCAACGGCGGCCCGATCGCCATCCCGCCAGAGCAGAAGGTGGAAGTGGGCTCGGACGGCACCATCAGCATCCGCTCGATGGGCGAAGACCCTCGGGTGATGGCCGAGGTCGACCGCATCAAGCTGGTCAACCCCGACACCCAGGGGCTGACCAAGGGCCTGGACGGTTTGATCCACACCACCAATGGCCAGCCTGCCGCCGCCGACGTCAACGTACGGGTGGTGTCGGGCTTCCTGGAGGGCAGCAACGTCAACGCCGTGGAAGAAATGACCTCGGTGCTGGCGCTGTCCCGCCAATTCGAACTGCACGTCAAAATGATGAACGCGGCCAAGGAAGGCGATGAAGCCATGGCGCGTGTTTTGCAACTCGGCTAA
- the flgJ gene encoding flagellar assembly peptidoglycan hydrolase FlgJ, whose protein sequence is MNSKSLVSSTADSGAYTDLNRLSSLKHGDRDSDANVRKVAQEFESLFISEMLKASRKASDVLADDNPMNTETVKQYRDMYDQQLAVSMSREGGGIGLQDVLVRQLSKNKSAPANTSPFPRTDGSAPTLWGNKVAEPVHAAQSTTRNDVAALNSRRLALPGKLTDRLLAGIVPSAATTNSAAVPAREGQQTAQTFAVPENGLRITGRAVAQPPLAPNKAFSDSDTFVATMLPMAEQAAKRIGVDPRYLVAQAALETGWGKSVMRNSDGSSSHNLFGIKATGNWEGDSARAITSEFRDGQFVKETAAFRSYDSYQDSFHDLVSLLQNNSRYQDAVKSADNPEQFVRELQKAGYATDPNYASKISQIARQMKPDQSYAMLGTTSQL, encoded by the coding sequence ATGAATTCGAAAAGCCTGGTTTCCAGCACCGCCGACAGCGGCGCCTACACCGACCTCAACCGCCTGAGCTCGCTCAAGCACGGCGACCGCGACAGCGACGCCAACGTGCGCAAGGTGGCCCAGGAGTTCGAGTCGCTGTTCATCAGCGAAATGCTCAAGGCGTCGCGCAAGGCCAGCGACGTGCTGGCCGACGACAACCCGATGAACACCGAGACGGTCAAACAGTACCGCGACATGTACGACCAGCAGCTGGCCGTGAGCATGTCCCGCGAAGGCGGCGGCATTGGCCTGCAGGACGTGCTGGTGCGCCAGTTGTCGAAAAACAAGAGCGCACCGGCCAATACCAGCCCGTTCCCGCGCACCGATGGCAGCGCGCCGACGCTGTGGGGCAACAAGGTTGCCGAGCCGGTGCACGCCGCGCAGAGCACCACGCGCAACGACGTGGCCGCGCTCAATTCGCGGCGCCTGGCGTTGCCGGGCAAGCTTACCGACCGCCTGTTGGCCGGTATCGTGCCATCGGCGGCAACCACCAACAGCGCTGCCGTGCCTGCCCGCGAAGGGCAGCAAACCGCTCAGACCTTTGCCGTGCCCGAGAACGGCCTGCGCATCACCGGCCGTGCCGTGGCCCAGCCGCCGCTGGCGCCGAACAAGGCCTTCAGCGACAGCGACACGTTTGTCGCCACCATGCTGCCGATGGCCGAACAGGCCGCCAAGCGTATCGGCGTCGACCCGCGCTACCTGGTGGCCCAGGCCGCCCTGGAAACCGGTTGGGGCAAGTCGGTCATGCGCAACAGCGACGGCAGCAGCAGCCACAACCTGTTCGGCATCAAGGCCACGGGTAACTGGGAAGGCGATTCGGCGCGGGCCATCACCAGCGAGTTCCGCGATGGCCAGTTCGTCAAGGAAACGGCGGCGTTCCGTTCCTACGATTCGTACCAGGACAGCTTCCATGACCTGGTAAGCCTGCTGCAGAACAATTCCCGCTATCAAGATGCGGTGAAGTCCGCCGATAACCCAGAACAGTTTGTGCGAGAACTGCAAAAGGCCGGGTACGCCACCGACCCGAACTACGCCAGCAAGATCTCGCAGATCGCAAGACAGATGAAGCCGGACCAGAGCTACGCAATGCTCGGTACCACTTCGCAACTATAA
- a CDS encoding flagellar basal body P-ring protein FlgI: MFNVRQLIAATLLLSCAFGAHAERLKDIASISGVRSNQLIGYGLVVGLNGTGDQTTQTPFTLQTFNNMLSQFGIKVPEGSGNVQLKNVAAVSVHADLPPFAKPGQVVDITVSSIGNSKSLRGGSLLMTPLKGIDGNVYAIAQGNLVVGGFDAEGRDGSKITVNVPSAGRIPGGASVERAVPSGFNQGNSLTLNLNRPDFTTAKRIVDKVNELLGPGVAQAVDGGSVRVSAPMDPTQRVDYLSILENLEIDPGQAVAKVIINSRTGTIVIGQNVKVSPAAVTHGSLTVTITEDPIVSQPGPFSNGQTAVVPRSRVNAQQEAKPMFKFGPGTTLDEIVRAVNQVGAAPSDLMAILEALKQAGALQADLIVI, encoded by the coding sequence ATGTTCAACGTCAGGCAACTGATTGCCGCCACTTTGCTTCTGTCCTGCGCGTTCGGCGCCCATGCCGAGCGCTTGAAGGACATTGCCAGCATTTCTGGCGTGCGCTCCAACCAGTTGATCGGCTACGGCCTGGTAGTGGGGCTCAACGGCACGGGTGACCAGACCACCCAGACGCCGTTCACCCTGCAAACCTTCAACAACATGCTGTCGCAGTTCGGCATCAAGGTGCCGGAAGGCTCCGGCAACGTGCAGTTGAAAAACGTCGCCGCAGTGTCGGTGCATGCCGACCTGCCGCCGTTCGCCAAGCCGGGCCAGGTGGTGGATATCACCGTGTCCTCGATTGGTAACTCCAAGAGCCTGCGCGGCGGCAGCCTGCTGATGACCCCGCTCAAGGGTATCGATGGCAACGTATACGCCATTGCCCAGGGCAACCTGGTGGTCGGCGGTTTCGACGCCGAAGGTCGTGACGGTTCCAAGATTACCGTCAACGTTCCGTCGGCAGGTCGCATCCCCGGTGGTGCTTCCGTCGAGCGTGCCGTGCCGAGCGGCTTCAACCAGGGCAACAGCCTGACCCTGAACCTCAATCGCCCCGACTTCACCACCGCCAAGCGCATTGTCGACAAGGTCAACGAGCTGCTTGGCCCAGGCGTAGCGCAAGCTGTGGACGGCGGCTCGGTACGCGTCAGTGCGCCGATGGACCCGACCCAGCGCGTGGACTACCTGTCGATCCTCGAGAACCTGGAGATCGACCCGGGCCAGGCCGTGGCCAAGGTCATCATCAACTCGCGTACCGGCACCATCGTGATCGGCCAGAACGTCAAGGTGTCGCCAGCAGCGGTGACCCACGGCAGCCTGACCGTGACCATCACCGAAGACCCGATCGTCAGCCAGCCGGGGCCGTTCTCCAATGGCCAGACCGCGGTGGTGCCACGCTCGCGGGTGAATGCGCAGCAGGAAGCCAAGCCGATGTTCAAGTTCGGCCCGGGTACCACGCTGGATGAAATCGTCCGTGCGGTGAACCAGGTGGGCGCAGCGCCCAGCGACCTGATGGCGATCCTCGAAGCCCTGAAACAGGCCGGCGCCTTGCAGGCCGACCTGATCGTGATCTGA
- the flgK gene encoding flagellar hook-associated protein FlgK: MASLINIGMSGLGAAQSGMYTLGNNIANADVESYSRQQNVQKTKGGQQVGQVFIGSGTTLADVRRVYNAFLENQLRTTTSLSSEASSYLDQITPLDTALSSSDTGITAALQSFFSAMQDAAAKPTEDASRQLLLTSAQSLAKRFNTLSAQLNQQNSNINSNMASLADQVNNLTKTIADLNDQISRVSAVSGQPNDLLDQRDGAVRELNALVGTDVVERDGNYDVYLKNGQALVLGKTTQTLGVQASATDPTRMSLILNRGSTKMDITSSTTGGELGGLIRYRTETLDPALNELGRVALVVADAINSQLAQGIDKNGEFGAALFGDINSAAAVAGRSIAKSGNSAGSGNLDVTIKDTGKLTTSDYQVTFTSDRQYSVRKLPEGTEMGSYSLDDDPAPVIDGFSLSLNGGALSAGDSFKITPTRNAAASIEATLTDPKRLAMASPLTGTSASGNKGTGTITQPTLTTELDIYDATQRADLQTGIKYSTPVKLVFGDDTASPQAYTMYDSQGNNIGSGTIVPGQDNKLQLSVPMVDASGNPIMDGATQKTFTFEMTVAGSPKSGDSFTVAMTASGSADNRNAQSVIDLQTKSTVEVGADGKGISFTDAYAKLVSSVGGKAGQAQMDSDATTALHTSALDSRNGLSGVSIDEETGNLIKFQQYYTASSQIIKAAQETFATLINSL, translated from the coding sequence ATGGCGAGTCTGATCAATATTGGCATGTCGGGGCTTGGCGCCGCGCAATCGGGGATGTACACCCTCGGTAACAACATCGCCAACGCCGACGTCGAAAGCTACTCGCGCCAGCAGAACGTGCAGAAGACCAAGGGCGGCCAGCAGGTCGGCCAGGTCTTCATCGGCAGCGGTACCACCCTGGCCGACGTGCGCCGGGTGTACAACGCGTTCCTTGAGAACCAGCTACGCACCACCACCTCGCTGAGCAGCGAAGCTTCGTCGTACCTGGACCAGATCACCCCGCTGGACACCGCCCTGTCGAGCAGCGACACCGGCATCACCGCCGCACTGCAAAGTTTCTTCAGCGCCATGCAGGACGCCGCCGCCAAACCGACTGAAGACGCCTCGCGCCAGCTGCTGCTGACCAGCGCCCAGTCCCTGGCCAAGCGCTTCAACACCCTGTCGGCGCAGCTGAACCAGCAGAACAGCAACATCAACAGCAACATGGCGTCGCTGGCTGACCAGGTGAACAACCTGACCAAGACCATCGCCGACCTGAACGACCAGATTTCCCGCGTGAGCGCCGTTTCCGGCCAGCCCAACGACCTGCTCGACCAGCGCGACGGCGCGGTGCGCGAGCTGAACGCGCTGGTGGGCACCGACGTGGTCGAGCGTGACGGCAACTACGACGTCTACCTGAAGAACGGCCAGGCCCTGGTGCTCGGCAAGACCACCCAGACCCTGGGCGTGCAGGCCAGCGCCACCGACCCGACCCGCATGAGCCTGATCCTCAACCGCGGCTCGACCAAGATGGACATCACCAGCAGCACCACCGGTGGCGAGCTGGGCGGCCTGATCCGCTACCGTACCGAAACCCTCGACCCGGCGTTGAACGAGCTGGGCCGCGTGGCGCTGGTGGTGGCGGATGCGATCAACAGTCAGTTGGCCCAGGGTATCGACAAGAACGGCGAGTTTGGCGCCGCCCTGTTTGGCGACATCAACAGCGCGGCTGCGGTAGCCGGGCGTAGCATCGCCAAATCTGGGAACAGCGCAGGCTCGGGTAACCTTGATGTCACCATCAAGGACACCGGCAAGCTGACCACCAGCGACTACCAGGTGACCTTCACCAGCGACAGGCAGTACAGCGTTCGCAAGCTGCCTGAAGGCACCGAGATGGGCAGCTACAGCCTGGACGATGACCCGGCGCCGGTGATCGACGGCTTCAGCCTGTCGCTCAACGGCGGCGCCCTGAGCGCCGGTGACAGCTTCAAGATCACCCCCACGCGCAACGCCGCGGCCAGTATCGAAGCGACCCTGACCGACCCCAAGCGCCTGGCCATGGCCTCGCCGCTGACCGGCACCAGCGCCTCGGGCAACAAGGGCACCGGCACCATTACCCAGCCGACCCTGACCACCGAGCTGGACATCTACGACGCCACCCAGCGCGCCGACCTGCAAACCGGTATCAAGTACTCCACGCCGGTCAAGCTGGTGTTCGGCGACGACACCGCTTCGCCGCAGGCGTACACGATGTACGACTCGCAGGGCAACAACATCGGCAGCGGCACCATCGTGCCGGGCCAGGACAACAAGTTGCAGCTGTCGGTGCCGATGGTCGATGCCAGTGGCAACCCGATCATGGACGGTGCCACCCAGAAGACCTTCACCTTCGAGATGACCGTTGCCGGCTCGCCGAAGAGCGGTGACAGCTTCACCGTGGCAATGACCGCGTCCGGCTCGGCCGACAACCGCAACGCCCAGTCGGTGATCGACCTGCAGACCAAGTCCACCGTCGAAGTCGGTGCCGACGGCAAGGGCATCAGCTTCACCGATGCCTACGCCAAGCTGGTGTCCAGTGTGGGCGGCAAGGCCGGCCAGGCGCAGATGGACAGTGACGCCACCACGGCGCTGCACACCTCTGCGCTGGACAGCCGTAATGGCCTGTCGGGTGTGTCGATCGACGAAGAAACCGGCAACCTGATCAAGTTCCAGCAGTACTACACCGCGTCGTCGCAGATCATCAAGGCGGCCCAGGAAACCTTCGCCACCCTGATCAACAGTCTTTAA
- the flgH gene encoding flagellar basal body L-ring protein FlgH yields the protein MNRLLSVFALGGAVLLAGCVAPTAKPNDPYYAPVLPRTPLPAAANNGSIYQAGFEQNLYSDRKAFRVGDIITITLNERTSASKNAGSQIQKDSNANLGLTSLFGTTPSTNNPFGGGNLSLEAGYSGERATKGDSKATQGNTLTGSITVTVAEVLPNGIIAVRGEKWMTLNTGEELVRIAGLIRADDIATDNTVPSTRVADARITYSGTGSFADASQPGWLDRFFLSPLWPF from the coding sequence ATGAATCGTCTGTTGTCCGTATTTGCCCTGGGGGGGGCGGTGTTGCTGGCAGGTTGCGTCGCGCCGACGGCCAAGCCCAACGACCCGTACTATGCGCCGGTGTTGCCGCGCACCCCGTTGCCGGCAGCGGCCAACAACGGTTCGATTTACCAGGCGGGTTTCGAGCAGAACCTGTACAGCGACCGCAAGGCGTTCCGCGTGGGTGACATCATCACCATCACCCTCAACGAACGCACCTCGGCCAGCAAGAACGCCGGTTCGCAAATTCAAAAGGACAGCAACGCCAACCTTGGCCTGACGTCCTTGTTCGGCACCACCCCGAGCACCAACAACCCGTTCGGCGGCGGCAACCTGTCGCTGGAGGCAGGTTACAGCGGCGAGCGCGCCACCAAGGGCGACAGCAAGGCCACCCAGGGCAACACCCTGACCGGCTCGATCACCGTGACCGTGGCCGAAGTGCTGCCCAACGGCATCATCGCCGTGCGCGGCGAGAAATGGATGACGCTGAACACCGGCGAAGAGCTGGTGCGCATCGCCGGTCTGATCCGCGCCGACGACATCGCCACCGACAACACCGTGCCGTCCACCCGCGTGGCCGATGCGCGCATCACCTATTCGGGCACCGGGTCGTTCGCCGATGCCAGCCAGCCCGGTTGGCTGGACCGCTTCTTCCTCAGCCCGCTTTGGCCCTTCTGA
- the flgG gene encoding flagellar basal-body rod protein FlgG, producing MLPALWVAKTGLSAQDTNLTVISNNLANVSTTGFKRDRAEFQDLLYQIKRQPGAQSTQDSELPSGLQVGTGVRIVGTQKNFQTGSLQTTENPLDLAVNGRGFFQVLQPDGTVSYTRDGTFHLNSDGQIVTANGFALEPAIVVPNDAQTFTVGQDGTVSITTAGNPAAQVIGNLQTADFINPAGLQAIGDNLFLETAASGAPQVGTPGLNGFGTTLQQTLENSNVSTVEELVNMITTQRAYEMNSKVISTADQMLSFVTQQL from the coding sequence ATGCTTCCGGCTCTTTGGGTCGCTAAAACCGGCCTGTCCGCTCAGGACACCAACCTCACGGTCATTTCCAACAACCTGGCCAACGTTTCGACCACCGGCTTCAAGCGTGATCGTGCCGAGTTCCAGGACTTGCTGTACCAGATCAAACGCCAGCCGGGCGCGCAGTCCACCCAGGACAGCGAACTGCCGTCGGGCCTGCAGGTCGGTACCGGTGTGCGCATTGTCGGCACCCAGAAAAACTTCCAGACCGGTAGCCTGCAAACCACCGAAAACCCGCTGGACCTGGCGGTCAATGGCCGTGGCTTCTTCCAGGTGCTGCAACCGGACGGCACGGTTTCGTACACCCGTGACGGTACCTTCCACCTGAACTCCGACGGCCAGATCGTCACCGCCAACGGCTTCGCCCTGGAGCCTGCGATCGTGGTGCCGAACGACGCCCAGACCTTCACCGTCGGCCAGGACGGCACCGTGTCGATCACCACCGCCGGCAACCCGGCCGCCCAGGTGATCGGCAACTTGCAGACCGCCGACTTCATCAACCCGGCCGGCCTGCAAGCCATTGGTGACAACCTGTTCCTGGAAACCGCCGCCAGCGGCGCGCCACAGGTAGGCACCCCGGGCCTGAACGGCTTCGGCACCACCCTGCAGCAGACCCTGGAAAACTCCAACGTCAGCACCGTTGAAGAGCTGGTGAACATGATCACCACCCAGCGTGCCTACGAGATGAACTCCAAGGTCATTTCCACCGCCGACCAGATGCTGTCGTTCGTTACCCAGCAGCTGTAA
- a CDS encoding flagellar hook-associated protein 3, with the protein MSVRISTSQFYNTNQANYASNFAKTVKTQQEASDGIRVRSAKDDPVGAARLLQLEQQQNMLDQYNTNVTNVRNALGTAESTLNSIGTILQRVNELAVSSGNASFTDADRKANAAELESLEQQLFTLMNSKDENGKYLFSGSKGDTQPYVRNADGTYTYQGDQSQLKLQVGDMISLASNETGYDAFEQALNTSRSQTQLTSPAVDDGRVSLSNGQVSGSTTYNDRFRSGEPYSIEFTSSTEFKITDASGNDVTLEATQGGKFDPNGENTAISFRGVDLRLEISFKAGDEADPDAAIAGHTFSLTSKPDEISGTRSPGNASSTQVTGATITDQAAYKAAFPEGAVLKFTSATDFELYTAPLSANSSPIASGTLSGTTATAMGVQFELSGAPSAGDSFAIKVDTHQTQNVLDTISQLRAALSTPVDGDAAAMQNFKAQLDSAIGNVGSATNQVTSSIASIGGRGQALDVQAETNSALSAENTKTQSAIRESDPAEVMVRLQMQTNMLQASLQAYAKVAGLSLVNYI; encoded by the coding sequence GTGAGCGTACGCATCTCCACTTCGCAGTTCTACAACACCAACCAGGCCAACTACGCCAGCAACTTCGCCAAGACGGTGAAGACCCAGCAGGAGGCCAGCGATGGCATCCGCGTGCGTTCGGCCAAGGACGACCCGGTTGGCGCGGCGCGCCTGCTGCAGCTTGAGCAGCAGCAGAACATGCTGGACCAGTACAACACCAACGTCACCAACGTGCGCAACGCCTTGGGCACTGCCGAAAGCACGCTGAATTCGATCGGTACCATCCTGCAGCGTGTCAACGAGCTGGCCGTCAGCTCCGGTAACGCCAGCTTCACCGACGCCGACCGCAAGGCCAATGCTGCGGAACTGGAGTCGCTGGAGCAGCAGCTGTTCACCTTGATGAACAGCAAGGATGAGAACGGCAAGTACCTGTTCTCCGGCTCCAAGGGCGACACCCAGCCTTACGTGCGCAACGCTGATGGTACTTACACCTACCAGGGTGACCAGAGCCAGCTGAAGCTGCAGGTTGGTGACATGATCAGCCTGGCCTCCAACGAGACCGGCTACGATGCCTTCGAGCAGGCGTTGAACACCAGCCGTAGCCAGACCCAACTGACGTCGCCAGCCGTTGACGATGGCCGTGTCAGCTTGTCGAATGGCCAGGTGTCGGGCAGCACCACTTACAACGACCGCTTCCGCAGCGGCGAGCCTTACAGCATCGAATTCACCAGCAGCACCGAGTTCAAGATCACCGATGCCAGCGGCAACGACGTGACCCTGGAAGCCACTCAGGGCGGCAAGTTCGACCCGAACGGCGAGAACACCGCAATCAGCTTCCGCGGTGTGGACCTGCGCCTGGAAATCAGCTTCAAGGCAGGTGACGAGGCTGACCCGGACGCTGCCATTGCCGGGCACACCTTCAGCCTTACCTCCAAGCCTGACGAGATTTCCGGCACCCGCAGCCCGGGCAATGCTTCGTCGACCCAGGTCACTGGCGCAACCATCACCGACCAGGCGGCCTACAAGGCGGCCTTCCCGGAAGGCGCCGTGCTGAAGTTCACCAGCGCCACCGACTTCGAGCTCTACACTGCGCCGTTGAGCGCCAACAGCAGCCCGATTGCTTCCGGCACCCTCAGCGGCACCACCGCCACGGCAATGGGCGTGCAGTTTGAGTTGTCCGGCGCGCCGAGTGCAGGCGACTCGTTCGCCATCAAGGTCGACACTCACCAGACCCAGAACGTGCTCGACACCATCAGCCAGTTGCGCGCCGCGCTCAGCACGCCAGTCGACGGCGACGCGGCGGCGATGCAGAACTTCAAGGCGCAACTGGATTCGGCCATCGGCAACGTCGGCAGTGCGACCAACCAGGTGACCTCGTCGATTGCCTCGATCGGTGGCCGTGGCCAGGCGCTGGATGTGCAGGCAGAAACCAACTCGGCCCTGAGCGCCGAAAACACCAAGACCCAGAGCGCCATTCGTGAAAGCGACCCGGCGGAAGTCATGGTGCGGCTGCAGATGCAAACCAACATGCTGCAGGCCTCGCTGCAGGCCTACGCCAAGGTCGCTGGCCTGTCGCTGGTCAACTACATCTGA